One stretch of Leptospira bourretii DNA includes these proteins:
- a CDS encoding M15 family metallopeptidase — MKLIILAFCLGFPFLSLVSQPSQNKLNVLGRKGYELSIQNTPNKELLNLEKIIPEILLDIKYATPDNFTKQVIYKEAKAFARKPVAEALRKANLEFSQLGYSIKIFDAYRPYRATVKFFEIVGDTRYVASPKNGSRHNKGCAIDLTLVDTKTKRELPMPTEYDSFRKEAWAEAPVSDPEILKNRTTLIQVLSKYGFRVNKTEWWHYDFLDCFGFEVLDIPFEELE, encoded by the coding sequence ATGAAATTAATCATATTAGCTTTTTGTTTGGGATTTCCTTTTTTATCTTTGGTTTCTCAACCAAGTCAAAACAAACTCAATGTTTTGGGTCGCAAGGGTTATGAACTTTCGATTCAAAACACTCCAAACAAAGAACTTCTAAACTTAGAAAAAATAATTCCAGAAATCCTTTTGGATATCAAATACGCAACTCCGGATAATTTTACCAAACAAGTTATCTATAAGGAAGCCAAAGCCTTTGCTAGAAAACCAGTAGCAGAAGCACTAAGAAAAGCCAACCTTGAATTTTCACAACTTGGATACTCGATTAAAATTTTTGATGCATACAGGCCATACAGAGCAACAGTCAAATTTTTTGAAATTGTCGGAGATACAAGGTATGTGGCTTCACCAAAAAACGGATCAAGACATAACAAAGGTTGTGCGATTGACTTAACTTTGGTGGATACAAAAACAAAACGGGAACTTCCGATGCCAACGGAATATGATTCCTTTCGAAAAGAAGCTTGGGCTGAAGCACCAGTTTCCGATCCAGAGATTTTAAAAAACCGAACCACGTTGATTCAAGTACTCAGTAAATATGGATTTCGTGTGAACAAAACCGAATGGTGGCATTATGATTTTTTGGACTGTTTTGGGTTTGAAGTTTTGGACATTCCTTTTGAGGAATTGGAGTAG
- a CDS encoding MaoC/PaaZ C-terminal domain-containing protein: MAKIEFDKVEVGQTLPSLDIPVIEHANLVRYAGASGDFNPIHNDPDFARKAGLDGTISHGMYVMAQVGRLCTSWAEQKDIAYFGVTFKAMTKLGEKLTIVGTIKKKFEKDGKKTVTVLVEAKNEAGEVKAGGDLVVNAV; the protein is encoded by the coding sequence ATGGCAAAAATCGAATTTGATAAAGTAGAAGTTGGTCAGACTCTTCCTTCCCTCGACATCCCAGTCATCGAACATGCAAATTTAGTTCGTTATGCGGGAGCATCTGGAGATTTTAACCCCATCCACAATGATCCTGATTTCGCAAGAAAAGCAGGCCTCGATGGAACAATCTCTCATGGTATGTATGTAATGGCACAAGTAGGAAGACTTTGTACTTCTTGGGCTGAACAAAAAGACATCGCTTACTTTGGTGTGACTTTCAAAGCCATGACTAAACTCGGCGAAAAACTTACCATCGTTGGAACCATCAAAAAGAAATTTGAAAAAGATGGCAAAAAAACAGTGACTGTTCTTGTAGAAGCTAAAAACGAAGCTGGCGAAGTAAAAGCTGGTGGAGATTTAGTCGTCAACGCAGTATAA
- a CDS encoding discoidin domain-containing protein, with the protein MKKIILTLLVFLVLFCKNSPIENSIVIERIQAASSADGTSPINVFISGKHWKPESSLDGITIFFSNGAKWNQSGKTDGRAFFNEISIECQEKKGYVAFYKDGSYATNFDCTKETPQKIRSNGVHVIYLLPDSGNGIKTVSFFQNGKKLDVLYPEPITGQVTASSTLPNYPAYSLFDGSIDFAWVEGAKENGEGESFQIELEDEIDLSGIEIFNGYQRLDALFHKNGSVTELLVSNDSDSFVIKVADKQGGQRIFFPKPLSGKKFKFEIQKVRPGKTWKDTVIAEIILLGEKGKRFTVVDKNADEFKKSVLSKTKNTILSGFVNKAVFGDVSDGRLDYVFRSNGSFVIWKDNVSEKRVLDGNWVLLDASPTEAKIKIFGRDHKVVTQSLDSNSPYAETTEEKSTVIFGDTLTVKKSARGLQMIGKKVQIAD; encoded by the coding sequence TTGAAAAAAATAATCCTAACACTTTTGGTTTTTCTTGTTCTATTTTGTAAAAATAGTCCGATTGAAAATTCCATTGTTATAGAAAGAATCCAAGCCGCATCTTCTGCTGATGGCACAAGCCCTATCAATGTATTCATCTCTGGCAAACATTGGAAACCAGAATCTAGCCTCGATGGAATCACGATTTTTTTCTCCAATGGTGCCAAATGGAACCAATCTGGAAAAACAGACGGCCGCGCTTTTTTTAATGAAATTTCTATCGAATGCCAAGAAAAAAAAGGATATGTTGCCTTTTATAAGGACGGCAGTTATGCGACAAATTTTGACTGCACGAAAGAAACTCCCCAAAAAATAAGATCAAACGGGGTTCATGTCATTTACTTATTACCAGACTCTGGCAATGGAATCAAAACTGTTTCCTTTTTCCAAAATGGAAAAAAATTAGATGTATTGTATCCTGAACCGATTACGGGCCAAGTTACTGCTAGTAGCACACTTCCGAATTATCCCGCCTATAGTTTGTTTGATGGAAGTATCGATTTTGCTTGGGTGGAAGGTGCAAAAGAAAATGGAGAAGGTGAGTCGTTTCAGATTGAATTAGAGGATGAAATAGATTTATCCGGAATAGAAATTTTTAACGGTTACCAGCGATTAGATGCCTTATTTCACAAAAATGGTTCTGTGACTGAATTGTTAGTTTCCAATGACAGCGATTCGTTTGTGATCAAAGTGGCAGACAAACAAGGGGGGCAAAGGATTTTTTTTCCAAAACCACTTTCGGGGAAAAAGTTCAAGTTTGAAATCCAAAAAGTTCGCCCCGGAAAAACCTGGAAAGACACAGTCATTGCCGAAATTATCTTACTTGGTGAAAAAGGAAAACGATTCACCGTCGTTGATAAAAATGCGGATGAGTTTAAAAAGTCAGTTCTTTCGAAAACTAAAAATACCATCCTTTCTGGATTTGTGAACAAAGCAGTTTTTGGGGATGTATCGGACGGTCGTTTGGATTATGTATTTCGTTCTAATGGTTCTTTTGTGATTTGGAAAGATAATGTGTCCGAAAAACGAGTATTAGATGGAAATTGGGTATTACTTGATGCTTCACCTACGGAAGCTAAAATCAAAATTTTTGGACGGGACCATAAGGTTGTCACACAAAGTTTAGATTCCAATAGTCCTTATGCAGAAACCACAGAAGAAAAATCGACAGTTATCTTTGGTGATACACTCACAGTTAAAAAGTCGGCAAGAGGATTGCAGATGATTGGCAAAAAAGTCCAAATCGCAGATTAA
- the trxA gene encoding thioredoxin — protein MSENLPKSFEELVQTHDKPILVDFWAPWCGPCQMVAPELEKLAKDWKGKVSVIKINTDEKQDIAGRYGITGIPTMILFKNGKEIHRISGAMRSEEIKKVFGGMI, from the coding sequence ATGTCGGAAAATTTACCTAAAAGTTTTGAAGAGTTGGTACAAACACATGACAAACCGATCCTTGTGGATTTTTGGGCTCCATGGTGTGGTCCATGTCAAATGGTTGCTCCAGAATTGGAAAAATTGGCAAAAGACTGGAAGGGGAAAGTTTCGGTGATCAAAATCAACACGGATGAAAAACAAGACATTGCGGGAAGATATGGTATCACGGGAATCCCTACAATGATTTTGTTCAAAAATGGAAAAGAGATTCATCGCATTTCAGGCGCTATGCGAAGTGAGGAAATCAAAAAAGTATTTGGCGGAATGATCTAA
- a CDS encoding VanW family protein has translation MGFRFRKKPILGMNEKVHRGTLRLFFGKIYFQWKRYWVWFLERKSFATKKISLQEIQKRFPVSIFKHSSPIYRKLKDVPMYLQENKRVNLNIAISKLDGILLAPNQVFSFWYLVGKPTKKKGYLPGMQLRNGSFIERTGGGLCQMANLIYWMTLHSPLEVKERWRHSFDIFPDSERTLPFGSGATLSYNYIDLQIKNTTNQHFVLHLWIEDDLLKGEWLSDWDFPFFYKVYESYHGFHAEPWGGYTRRNVIRRKKISKDKKEILKDELVTENTAWMMYEPLLESKGTSFK, from the coding sequence ATGGGCTTTAGATTCAGAAAAAAACCGATCCTTGGGATGAATGAGAAAGTGCATCGCGGAACCTTACGTTTGTTTTTTGGAAAAATTTATTTCCAGTGGAAACGTTACTGGGTTTGGTTTTTGGAACGAAAGTCTTTTGCTACGAAAAAAATTTCACTTCAGGAAATTCAGAAACGTTTTCCCGTTTCTATTTTTAAACATTCGTCTCCCATTTACCGCAAACTGAAAGATGTACCTATGTATCTCCAAGAGAATAAAAGGGTAAATCTAAATATCGCCATTTCAAAGTTAGATGGAATTCTCCTGGCACCCAACCAAGTATTTTCGTTTTGGTATTTGGTGGGCAAACCAACCAAAAAAAAAGGGTATTTGCCTGGAATGCAATTGCGCAACGGAAGTTTTATCGAACGAACGGGTGGTGGACTATGCCAAATGGCCAACCTAATCTATTGGATGACTTTGCACAGTCCACTAGAAGTAAAAGAGAGATGGCGCCATAGTTTTGATATTTTTCCCGATTCAGAAAGAACTCTTCCCTTTGGATCAGGGGCCACTTTGTCTTATAATTATATTGATCTACAAATCAAAAATACAACCAATCAACACTTTGTTTTGCATCTTTGGATTGAGGATGACTTGTTAAAAGGGGAATGGCTTTCCGACTGGGATTTTCCTTTTTTTTACAAAGTGTATGAGTCTTATCATGGCTTTCATGCAGAACCTTGGGGTGGATATACACGAAGGAATGTGATTCGGAGAAAAAAGATTTCTAAAGATAAAAAAGAAATTTTGAAAGATGAGTTGGTTACAGAAAACACGGCTTGGATGATGTATGAACCCCTTTTGGAATCAAAGGGAACAAGTTTTAAATGA
- a CDS encoding sulfatase, with protein sequence MDDRNLKRNNFSCSSETSFPNWFQMRATLPFALTICFCLFSCLNKSERRFPVDLVLELRNAKSKIAIPRDLLPYHWKKNPGRQSGLPLSRKWENTQVTFNTDKEIFLNHSLDSLFFPPGQEYEFKVTKGEYEFSSLVGLLGGTEFQTQVSGKFKIYSGETLLKEWDLNGLSKERWFSKKEILEIGEQQILRLVWESPDSYLFVGEPLLYPKKEFGFESQESKKPKSVILIVIDSARKDFFGSYGYPHSVTPVMDQMAKESVFFENPFANGNWTKPSMMSFFHSEYSSNLGLGNSWFSTKPYQRKVYYGKKRDNLAKTFREAGYFTQTIMNNVFFLDYTTVGLDLGFHNSFQVGMDIVDTEVLTNKAIEFVSEYKDKPYFLHFNLNTPHASYSPPPEDMVAVRSIVPSHLFYRYESPVQRYLGEMHYTDREIGRLVDALKKEGVYEETMIIVTGDHGELFSPHHDYSYHFIMQTRFGHGETHYDEEINVPYFIKLPKSLKESLESDLAKKANGGQIRISGQSSLLSLAPTILGFLDLLPKNSTYQGVNYSSCIRITNICPIEKYIYTEGRMSESVRTENYKYIRRYPGFTTVRRTSAGEPHTMAEELYDLKKDPEEKNNLSPLPEGESLLQTARSDFRRENFLKRNNLRILIPPCSEALCRDFLSLNVQGSIYDWEISPAIQLGSGSAKTISLQKESKPSKTSQGEELVFKTVNPELGAFFSFSRNGKTIPVRFGRYGLEYQRSITNVEDLIVSERQPEGFPTSSLPWVYNDGAFSGTRESDVQREMGKEVKKILETWGYIHE encoded by the coding sequence GTGGATGATAGAAACCTAAAAAGAAACAACTTTTCCTGTTCGTCGGAAACCAGTTTTCCAAACTGGTTTCAAATGCGAGCGACTCTTCCTTTCGCCCTTACAATCTGTTTTTGTCTCTTCAGCTGTTTGAACAAATCGGAAAGACGTTTCCCAGTGGATTTGGTTTTGGAGTTACGAAATGCAAAATCAAAAATCGCCATCCCGCGTGATTTATTACCCTACCATTGGAAAAAAAATCCAGGTCGCCAAAGTGGACTTCCCCTCTCTCGCAAATGGGAAAATACACAAGTCACTTTCAATACAGACAAAGAGATTTTTTTAAACCATTCCCTTGATTCTCTTTTTTTTCCACCGGGGCAAGAGTATGAATTTAAGGTAACTAAAGGAGAATATGAATTTTCTTCTCTTGTTGGTTTGTTAGGTGGAACGGAATTTCAAACCCAAGTTTCAGGAAAGTTCAAAATTTATTCAGGAGAAACTCTATTAAAAGAATGGGACCTAAACGGATTATCTAAGGAACGTTGGTTTTCAAAAAAAGAAATTTTAGAAATTGGGGAACAACAAATATTACGATTGGTTTGGGAGAGTCCGGATAGTTATCTTTTTGTCGGAGAACCTTTGTTATATCCAAAAAAAGAGTTTGGTTTTGAAAGTCAGGAATCTAAAAAACCAAAGTCTGTGATACTGATTGTCATTGATTCTGCGAGAAAAGATTTTTTTGGATCTTATGGTTACCCTCATTCTGTCACACCCGTGATGGACCAGATGGCTAAGGAATCTGTTTTTTTCGAAAATCCTTTTGCCAATGGCAATTGGACGAAACCTTCGATGATGTCTTTTTTTCATTCCGAATATTCGTCTAACCTTGGTTTGGGGAATTCTTGGTTTTCGACAAAACCCTACCAAAGAAAAGTTTATTACGGAAAAAAAAGAGACAACTTAGCCAAAACATTTCGGGAAGCAGGATACTTTACTCAAACAATCATGAATAATGTTTTCTTTTTGGATTACACAACGGTTGGTTTGGATTTGGGATTTCATAACTCTTTCCAGGTGGGAATGGACATAGTGGATACCGAAGTTCTCACAAATAAAGCAATCGAGTTTGTTTCAGAATACAAAGACAAACCCTATTTTTTACATTTTAATTTGAATACTCCTCATGCCTCGTATTCTCCACCTCCTGAGGATATGGTCGCGGTTCGGTCGATTGTTCCTTCCCATTTGTTTTATCGATATGAATCCCCTGTCCAACGTTACCTCGGCGAAATGCATTATACTGACCGAGAAATTGGGAGGCTTGTGGATGCGTTAAAGAAAGAAGGGGTATATGAAGAAACTATGATCATTGTGACCGGTGATCATGGGGAACTTTTTAGTCCTCACCACGATTATAGTTATCATTTCATTATGCAAACTCGGTTTGGTCATGGGGAAACTCATTATGATGAAGAAATCAATGTCCCATACTTCATCAAACTTCCTAAGTCTTTAAAAGAAAGTTTAGAATCTGACCTTGCTAAAAAGGCAAATGGAGGACAAATTCGAATTTCTGGCCAATCGTCTTTGTTGTCTTTGGCGCCAACCATTTTAGGATTTCTTGATTTATTACCTAAAAATTCCACCTACCAAGGTGTAAATTATTCATCTTGCATTCGCATAACAAATATTTGTCCCATAGAGAAGTATATTTATACAGAAGGAAGAATGTCGGAATCAGTTCGGACGGAAAATTATAAGTACATTCGTAGGTATCCAGGTTTTACAACAGTTAGGCGAACATCAGCTGGTGAGCCCCATACCATGGCTGAAGAGTTGTATGATTTAAAAAAAGATCCAGAGGAAAAAAATAACCTCAGTCCCTTGCCCGAAGGTGAGAGTCTTTTACAAACAGCAAGGTCAGACTTTCGCCGGGAAAACTTTTTAAAACGAAACAATTTGCGAATTTTAATTCCACCTTGTTCGGAAGCTCTTTGTCGTGATTTCCTTTCTTTGAATGTCCAAGGGTCCATTTATGATTGGGAGATCTCTCCTGCGATCCAACTGGGTTCCGGTTCCGCAAAAACCATTTCTTTGCAAAAAGAATCAAAACCTTCTAAGACAAGCCAAGGGGAAGAGCTAGTATTCAAAACAGTGAATCCAGAACTCGGTGCTTTTTTTAGTTTTTCAAGGAATGGAAAAACGATTCCTGTTCGTTTTGGAAGGTATGGATTGGAATACCAAAGATCCATCACCAACGTAGAAGACTTAATTGTATCGGAAAGGCAACCAGAAGGGTTTCCCACTTCTTCATTGCCTTGGGTGTACAACGATGGTGCTTTTAGTGGAACGAGAGAATCGGATGTACAAAGAGAGATGGGCAAAGAGGTGAAAAAAATATTGGAAACCTGGGGATACATCCACGAATAA
- a CDS encoding FAS1-like dehydratase domain-containing protein, whose protein sequence is MAITKDIVGKKLDRFDFTVERGKIKEFCLAINEKNPIYFDVEEAKKAGYSDVPAPPTFPTVIMFWGYPKIWNDMAELGIDLSKILHLKEEYTYHKILYPGKVYAQSEISDVKSGRAEIVTFRTTIYDEKNDPILSAEMAIFIRKD, encoded by the coding sequence ATGGCAATAACCAAAGATATAGTTGGAAAAAAACTAGATCGTTTTGATTTCACAGTGGAACGAGGAAAAATCAAAGAATTCTGCCTCGCCATCAACGAAAAAAACCCAATCTATTTTGACGTAGAAGAAGCAAAAAAAGCTGGATACTCTGATGTTCCTGCTCCACCTACTTTCCCTACAGTCATTATGTTTTGGGGATACCCAAAGATTTGGAACGATATGGCCGAACTCGGTATCGACCTTTCCAAAATCCTTCACTTAAAAGAAGAGTATACGTATCACAAAATTCTGTATCCGGGCAAAGTTTACGCACAGTCCGAAATTTCTGATGTAAAATCAGGAAGAGCAGAAATCGTTACTTTCAGAACAACCATCTATGATGAAAAAAATGATCCCATCCTTTCTGCTGAGATGGCGATTTTCATTCGTAAGGATTAA
- a CDS encoding type 1 glutamine amidotransferase domain-containing protein translates to MPNPISNQNYFLLSSYQILKRNQPSRFTFFEMIRMPMVLMIFMVAFQFSLFAKSEPKPKVLIVMSAANTLLLDENQKHPTGVFINELAHPAIHLNQSGFDLEFATPNGKKVTLDPESLKDKYWNSTEEKEEAIRFLTSLSSFQNPMTLEIAIKNYQSYIGLLIPGGQGLMTDLLYDTNLPILLSRFQEQEKTIGLVCHAPALLLTLPSDSKGEGFLFQGYRVNSVTKIEEWFIETFVMKGKPKVRKISDLLKERGMIYESSIFPASGYATRDRNLVTSQNPFSGEEFTKLYLDALKDSLKKFSF, encoded by the coding sequence ATGCCGAATCCAATTTCAAACCAAAACTATTTTTTACTTTCCTCTTACCAGATTTTAAAACGAAACCAACCCAGTCGTTTTACGTTTTTTGAAATGATCCGAATGCCAATGGTATTGATGATTTTTATGGTAGCATTTCAATTTTCTCTTTTTGCAAAGTCAGAACCAAAACCAAAAGTTTTAATTGTGATGAGTGCTGCAAATACACTTTTGTTAGATGAAAATCAAAAACACCCTACAGGAGTTTTTATAAACGAACTCGCCCATCCTGCCATTCATTTGAACCAATCCGGTTTTGATTTGGAGTTTGCCACACCAAATGGCAAAAAGGTTACACTTGATCCAGAAAGTTTAAAAGATAAATATTGGAACTCTACAGAAGAAAAAGAAGAAGCCATTCGTTTTTTAACTTCACTCTCTTCTTTCCAAAACCCAATGACACTCGAAATAGCCATTAAAAACTATCAAAGTTATATCGGGTTACTCATTCCTGGAGGACAGGGACTGATGACTGACTTGTTGTATGATACAAATCTTCCCATTTTACTTTCAAGATTTCAAGAACAGGAAAAAACGATTGGTCTCGTTTGCCATGCACCGGCTTTGTTACTCACACTTCCTTCCGATTCTAAGGGAGAAGGATTTTTGTTCCAGGGTTATCGTGTGAATTCTGTTACAAAAATAGAAGAATGGTTTATCGAAACATTTGTGATGAAAGGAAAACCTAAAGTTAGAAAAATTTCGGATTTATTAAAAGAACGCGGAATGATATATGAATCTTCTATTTTTCCGGCAAGTGGCTATGCCACAAGAGATAGAAACTTAGTTACTTCACAAAATCCCTTCTCGGGAGAAGAGTTCACCAAACTGTATTTAGATGCACTTAAGGATTCTTTAAAAAAATTCTCTTTTTGA
- a CDS encoding type II toxin-antitoxin system HicA family toxin — translation MGVLFQDGWYVFSQKGSHRQLKHLEKIGRVTVPNPKTNVIGVEI, via the coding sequence ATGGGAGTCCTTTTTCAAGATGGATGGTATGTTTTTTCTCAAAAAGGAAGCCACAGGCAACTGAAACACCTGGAGAAAATAGGACGTGTCACTGTACCAAATCCCAAAACAAATGTTATCGGGGTAGAAATCTAA
- a CDS encoding alpha/beta hydrolase: MSNWEQAYSREESTFQNKDGGKIYYQIYRPKSGVKRVLLVHHGIGEHGGRYNFLLEAMAERNYAIYLIDARGHGKSDGRRGVITHFSDFFADLKELIDIAKRNEGVSKVTLLGHSMGAAITFLYTATDNYQNDLDAYICSALPIKVKTDLVMDIKKGAGGFLAKLAPTLTVPTGLDVNMISHDKSVVEAYVKDPLVHGNVGAYLGDYLLNCYGLALESATKINVPIYMFHGKEDQIALVQGTLEAFEKVNSKDKTMKIFDGLYHETMNELPKDRTIVFKELVAWIDKH, from the coding sequence ATGAGTAATTGGGAACAAGCCTACTCCCGTGAGGAGTCTACCTTTCAAAACAAAGACGGCGGTAAAATTTATTACCAAATTTACCGACCTAAATCGGGAGTCAAACGTGTCCTTTTGGTCCACCACGGGATCGGGGAACACGGTGGCCGTTACAATTTTTTATTGGAGGCAATGGCAGAACGCAATTACGCCATTTACCTCATCGATGCGAGAGGTCATGGTAAATCCGATGGACGCCGCGGTGTCATCACTCATTTCTCTGATTTTTTTGCTGACCTTAAGGAACTCATCGATATCGCAAAACGAAACGAAGGTGTCAGTAAAGTCACTCTACTTGGTCACTCTATGGGTGCAGCCATTACCTTTCTTTACACTGCCACAGACAACTACCAAAATGATTTAGATGCTTATATCTGTAGTGCTCTTCCCATCAAAGTCAAAACAGACCTAGTGATGGATATCAAAAAAGGAGCCGGTGGATTTTTAGCAAAACTTGCACCCACTCTTACAGTTCCCACAGGACTTGATGTTAATATGATTTCTCACGACAAGTCAGTCGTAGAAGCCTATGTAAAAGACCCGTTAGTGCACGGAAACGTCGGAGCCTACTTAGGTGACTACTTACTCAACTGTTACGGTCTCGCTTTGGAATCAGCTACAAAAATCAATGTACCAATTTATATGTTCCATGGGAAAGAGGATCAAATTGCTCTCGTCCAAGGAACTTTGGAAGCCTTTGAAAAGGTAAACTCTAAAGACAAAACAATGAAAATTTTTGACGGATTATACCACGAAACCATGAACGAACTCCCAAAAGACAGGACAATCGTCTTTAAAGAGTTAGTTGCTTGGATCGATAAACACTAA
- a CDS encoding Crp/Fnr family transcriptional regulator: MKVVLPKPVGSEEIRQFFMTHGKPIKLKKKEYYAKKGIPLFSVGLVVSGGFKLIYKNGKKEWIKSFIFEDGILGSLPSVLENQPIPYSIIAIEPSEVIVLTTNEFKSKMEKENGYQNFLIQFLSKLYLKKEERVADFLLLEPEKRYKKFIQEYSHVLDRISQIDQAAYLGITNVALSRIKKRIFLKNP; this comes from the coding sequence ATGAAAGTTGTCTTACCCAAACCCGTAGGTTCTGAAGAAATCCGTCAGTTTTTTATGACTCACGGTAAACCAATCAAACTAAAGAAAAAAGAATATTATGCTAAAAAGGGAATTCCTTTATTTAGCGTTGGTTTGGTTGTAAGCGGTGGATTCAAACTCATTTATAAAAATGGAAAAAAGGAATGGATCAAATCCTTTATCTTCGAAGATGGAATTCTAGGAAGTTTACCAAGTGTCTTGGAAAACCAACCCATTCCCTATTCCATCATTGCAATTGAACCTAGTGAAGTGATTGTATTAACGACAAACGAATTCAAATCCAAAATGGAAAAAGAAAATGGTTATCAAAATTTTCTCATCCAATTCCTTTCGAAATTGTATTTAAAAAAGGAAGAACGTGTTGCCGATTTTTTACTCCTTGAACCTGAAAAAAGATACAAAAAGTTCATTCAGGAATATTCTCATGTTTTGGATCGAATTTCCCAAATAGACCAAGCTGCCTATTTGGGAATTACAAACGTAGCACTCAGTCGGATCAAAAAGAGAATTTTTTTAAAGAATCCTTAA
- a CDS encoding PH domain-containing protein, whose protein sequence is MLSQETVVSQIKSLLTNHPHIDLNILFLYVSEFTILHQILQEDEIIQGYCIGLLEGSKEKYKAGKWLLILTDKRFHLVRNPVLRSHFDHHPLEFSAIKKISTKLGWFFGQIQWELEGNRIKMFQIGKKDYQFFLPCLKNFL, encoded by the coding sequence ATGCTTAGCCAAGAAACCGTCGTTTCCCAAATCAAATCCTTACTGACCAATCATCCACATATTGATCTCAATATCCTTTTCCTTTATGTAAGTGAGTTTACGATCCTGCACCAGATCTTACAAGAAGATGAAATCATCCAAGGGTATTGCATTGGCCTTCTCGAAGGATCCAAAGAGAAATACAAAGCCGGTAAATGGCTTCTCATTCTCACAGATAAACGATTTCATTTAGTACGAAATCCAGTTTTACGATCTCACTTTGACCACCATCCATTAGAGTTTTCGGCCATCAAAAAAATATCCACCAAACTCGGTTGGTTCTTTGGTCAAATCCAATGGGAGTTAGAAGGAAACAGGATCAAAATGTTTCAAATAGGAAAAAAGGATTATCAATTCTTTCTACCTTGTTTGAAGAATTTTTTATAG